The following proteins are encoded in a genomic region of Oryza brachyantha chromosome 11, ObraRS2, whole genome shotgun sequence:
- the LOC102717569 gene encoding LOW QUALITY PROTEIN: serine--tRNA ligase, chloroplastic/mitochondrial (The sequence of the model RefSeq protein was modified relative to this genomic sequence to represent the inferred CDS: deleted 1 base in 1 codon): MLTCGRFLSSSSAASTPSLSSFRNLSISLLRRPHLRLLSSASATAATAVEPDTKSGVGGDGGGAAKPQWKAAIDFKWIRENTDTVAANIRDRNSAANLDLVLQLYDEYLALQKEVERLRAERNAVANKMKGKLEPSVRQALVEEGKNLKEGLIALEEDLVQLTDKLQLEAQSIPNTTHPDVPVGGEESSIVRKEVGSQRSFNFTIRDHLQLGKELDLFDFDAAAEVSGSKFYYLKNEAVLLEMALVNWAITEVSKKGFTPLITPEIVRSSVVEKCGFQPRAQNTQVYSIDNSDQCLIGTAEIPVGGIHMDSILPDSDLPRKYVAYSHCFRTEAGAAGSATRGLYRVHQFSKVEMFVFCRPEESNKCHEELITIEEELYASLGLHFKTLDMATGDLGAPAYRKFDIEAWMPGLDRYGEISSASNCTDYQSRRLGIRFRPSPADPPQTNAKKGKGSSGPTQFVHTLNATAVAVPRLIICILENFQQEDGTVVIPEPLRPFMGGIEVLSPKTK, translated from the exons ATGCTGACCTGCGGCCggttcctctcctcctcctccgcc gcctccACCCCCTCTCTATCCTCCTTCCGTAACCTAAgcatctccctcctccgccggccccatctccgcctcctctcctcggcctccgcgaccgccgccaccgccgtcgagcCGGACACCAAAA GTGgcgtgggcggcgacggcggcggcgccgcgaaGCCGCAGTGGAAGGCCGCGATAGACTTCAAGTGGATCCGGGAGAACACGGACACCGTCGCGGCCAACATCCGCGATCGCAACTCCGCCGCCAACCTCGACCTCGTCCTCCAGCTCTACGACGAGTACCTCGCGCTGCAGAAG GAGGTTGAACGGCTCCGAGCTGAAAGAAATGCAGTTGCTAACAAGATGAAAGGGAAACTAGAACCATCTGTGCGTCAAGCCCTTGTTGAAGAAG GTAAGAACCTGAAAGAAGGGCTTATTGCTCTAGAAGAGGACCTTGTTCAGCTGACTGATAAGCTTCAGCTGGAAGCACAAAGTATTCCCAATACCACACATCCAGATGTTCCTGTAGGGGGTGAGGAAAGTTCTATCGTCAGAAAAGAG GTTGGCAGTCAGAGAAGCTTCAATTTCACCATCAGAGATCACCTTCAGCTAGGAAAAGAActtgatttgtttgattttgatGCAGCTGCTGAG GTTAGTGGGTCGAAGTTCTACTACTTGAAGAATGAAGCTGTTTTGTTGGAGATGGCCCTTGTTAATTGGGCCATTACAGAAGTCTCAAAGAAAGGTTTCACTCCATTAATAACTCCAGAGATTGTAAGGTCATCTGTTGTTGAGAAATGTGGTTTCCAACCAAGGGCCCAAAATACTCAG GTCTATTCAATCGATAACAGTGATCAGTGCCTCATAGGCACTGCAGAAATTCCCGTCGGAGGCATCCATATGGACTCTATACTCCCTGATTCTGATTTGCCTCGAAAATATGTAGCCTATTCACACTGTTTTCGCACTGAAGCTGGTGCTGCAGGCTCTGCCACAAG GGGTCTCTACCGTGTACATCAGTTTAGCAAGGTTGAGATGTTTGTATTTTGCCGGCCTGAGGAGAGCAACAAGTGCCATGAAGAACTTATTACTATTGAAGAGGAACTTTATGCATCACTTGGACTTCATTTCAA GACTTTGGATATGGCAACTGGGGATCTGGGTGCACCAGCCTACAGAAAGTTTGACATTGAGGCATGGATGCCAGGCCTAGATAGATATGGAGAG ATCTCGAGCGCGTCAAACTGCACGGACTATCAGAGCAGGCGGCTGGGCATCCGGTTCCGCCCATCGCCTGCAGATCCTCCACAGACGAACGCGAAGAAAGGGAAGGGCAGCTCAGGCCCAACACAGTTTGTCCACACACTCAACGCGACGGCGGTTGCTGTTCCTCGCTTGATCATATGCATTCTGGAGAACTTTCAGCAAGAGGATGGGACCGTGGTGATCCCAGAGCCGCTGAGGCCCTTCATGGGTGGAATTGAAGTGCTCTCCCCAAAAACCAAGTGA